The following proteins are co-located in the Mycolicibacterium goodii genome:
- a CDS encoding NAD(P)-dependent oxidoreductase, producing MRVGFIGLGSQGAPMARRIVEGGFETTLWARRPASLEPFADTAAKVAGTPAELAAASDLVCLCVVGDDDVREVLDGQTGVLAGLAPGGIIAIHSTVHPDTCTELAEQVADKGISLIDAPVSGGEPAASAGTLLVMVGGDEQIVERVRPVFATYADPIVHLGDVGSGQVAKILNNLLFSANLGAAMSALELGEALGVPRSALCEVITRGSANSKALGSIAMFGGTLDNLAPIAGALLQKDCRHAASLADAASAPHGAVFDAADEALRLMDVPR from the coding sequence ATGCGAGTCGGTTTCATCGGGCTGGGCAGCCAGGGCGCGCCGATGGCCCGCCGGATCGTCGAAGGCGGATTCGAGACCACGCTGTGGGCGCGCCGCCCGGCGTCGCTCGAACCGTTCGCCGACACCGCTGCCAAGGTGGCGGGCACACCGGCCGAACTGGCCGCGGCCAGCGATCTGGTGTGCCTGTGCGTGGTCGGCGACGACGACGTCAGGGAGGTCCTCGACGGTCAGACGGGTGTGCTGGCCGGTCTGGCGCCCGGCGGGATCATCGCGATCCACTCGACCGTGCACCCGGACACCTGCACCGAACTCGCCGAACAGGTTGCCGACAAAGGAATCTCGCTCATCGACGCCCCGGTCAGCGGCGGTGAGCCCGCCGCCAGCGCCGGCACGCTGCTGGTGATGGTCGGCGGCGACGAGCAGATCGTGGAGAGGGTGCGCCCGGTGTTCGCGACATACGCCGACCCGATCGTGCATCTCGGCGATGTCGGCAGCGGTCAGGTCGCGAAGATCCTCAACAACCTGCTGTTCAGCGCGAACCTGGGCGCCGCGATGAGCGCGCTGGAACTCGGTGAGGCACTCGGTGTGCCGCGCAGTGCGCTGTGCGAGGTGATCACCCGCGGATCGGCCAACAGCAAGGCGCTGGGCAGCATCGCGATGTTCGGCGGCACGCTCGACAATCTCGCCCCGATCGCCGGTGCGCTGCTGCAGAAGGACTGCAGGCACGCCGCGAGCCTGGCCGACGCCGCGTCGGCTCCCCATGGCGCGGTTTTCGACGCGGCCGACGAGGCCCTGCGCCTCATGGACGTCCCCCGCTGA
- a CDS encoding alpha/beta fold hydrolase gives MAGPNKPDRSVPHPRVVLADGVPMSALVAEATEPRAVVVALHGGATTSAYFDCPGHQELSLLHAGVAAGFTVVALDRPGYGASAPYPEAMARPEQRLSLVFGALEHIVGTQDLFVLGHSMGCELAVRMATADSATGAGARVVGISLAGTGRRYRTAARDILTHASIDHRPRGLRELLWEPARLYPPDVVGSGLSSGGAAYEGDVVRTWSAQDFPRLAAQVRVPAQFIAGDHENVWEADAEALAAIGAMFSTAPRVDVDVLPEAGHNLSVGFTAAEYHQRVLQFAGACLDIRAARTGTDVEVEAG, from the coding sequence ATGGCAGGTCCGAACAAACCCGACAGGTCCGTGCCGCACCCCCGCGTCGTCCTCGCCGACGGCGTGCCGATGTCGGCCCTGGTCGCCGAGGCCACCGAACCGCGCGCGGTGGTCGTGGCGCTGCACGGCGGCGCGACCACCTCGGCGTATTTCGATTGCCCTGGCCATCAGGAGCTTTCGCTCCTGCACGCGGGCGTCGCCGCCGGGTTCACCGTCGTCGCGCTGGACCGACCCGGCTACGGCGCGTCGGCACCGTACCCCGAGGCGATGGCGCGTCCCGAGCAGCGCCTCTCGCTGGTGTTCGGCGCGCTCGAACACATCGTCGGTACCCAGGACCTGTTCGTGCTTGGTCATTCGATGGGCTGCGAACTCGCGGTGCGGATGGCGACCGCGGACTCCGCCACAGGCGCCGGCGCGCGGGTCGTGGGCATCTCACTGGCAGGCACCGGGCGCCGGTATCGGACCGCGGCCCGCGACATACTCACGCACGCGTCGATCGACCACCGACCCCGCGGTCTGCGGGAGTTGCTGTGGGAACCCGCGCGGTTGTATCCGCCCGACGTGGTCGGCAGCGGATTGTCCTCCGGCGGCGCCGCGTACGAGGGTGACGTCGTCAGAACCTGGTCGGCACAGGACTTCCCGCGACTCGCCGCGCAGGTGAGGGTGCCCGCGCAGTTCATCGCGGGTGACCACGAGAACGTGTGGGAGGCCGACGCCGAGGCGTTGGCGGCGATCGGCGCGATGTTCAGCACCGCACCGCGCGTGGACGTCGACGTGCTGCCCGAGGCCGGCCACAACCTCAGCGTCGGCTTCACCGCGGCCGAATACCACCAGCGGGTCCTGCAATTCGCCGGTGCGTGCCTGGACATTCGAGCCGCTCGTACCGGCACCGACGTGGAAGTGGAGGCAGGTTGA
- a CDS encoding thiolase C-terminal domain-containing protein: protein MSQIPGRPLPMVTALNEYFWTAGRDGVLRIQECRSCNALIHPPQPICRYCRSHDLGARDVSGRATLAGFTINERFGFPDLPPPYVVAEVAIVEDPRVRLTTNIVDCDPRSLELRQPVEVRFQHIEDVWLPVFTPSADTTPVPAPVDDIAPQDIGKYVRPMLTKDKFEDHSAITGIGMSRIGRRLMVPPLSLTIEAAERAVADAGLTFDDIDGLSTYPGLDLAGMGEGGVAALEGALGLRPTWINGGMDTFGPGGSVIAAMMAISAGLARHVLCFRTLWEATFGQLVKEGKLAPPMSARTNSWQQPFGATSAAHTLAQNAGRHFDRYGTTRETLGWIALNQRANAALNPTAIYRDPLTMQDYLSARTITTPFGLYDCDVPCDGAVAVIVSAIDAARDLPKPPIRFEAVGTQIIERLDWDQTTLTHEPQVLGQSAHMWSRTTLRPSDVDVAELYDGFTFNCLSWLEGLGFCGIGEARDFLDGGKNIARDGVIPLNTHGGQLSHGRTHGMGLIHEAVTQLRGEAGERQVEDARVAVASSGGLTPSGVLLLRRDD, encoded by the coding sequence GTGTCACAGATCCCCGGGCGTCCCCTACCGATGGTCACCGCGCTGAACGAGTACTTCTGGACCGCGGGCCGTGACGGCGTGCTGCGCATCCAGGAATGTCGGTCCTGCAACGCGCTGATCCATCCCCCGCAGCCCATCTGCCGCTACTGCCGCAGTCACGATCTGGGCGCGCGCGACGTGTCCGGGCGCGCGACCCTCGCCGGCTTCACGATCAACGAGCGGTTCGGCTTCCCCGATCTGCCGCCCCCCTACGTCGTCGCCGAGGTCGCGATCGTCGAGGACCCCCGGGTCCGGCTGACCACCAACATCGTCGACTGCGATCCGCGGTCGCTGGAACTCCGACAACCGGTCGAGGTCAGGTTCCAGCACATCGAGGATGTGTGGCTGCCGGTGTTCACCCCGTCGGCGGACACCACGCCCGTCCCGGCCCCGGTCGACGACATCGCGCCGCAGGACATCGGCAAGTACGTCCGGCCGATGCTGACCAAGGACAAATTCGAGGACCATTCGGCGATCACCGGCATCGGCATGTCCAGGATCGGCCGACGGCTCATGGTGCCACCGCTGTCGCTGACGATCGAGGCCGCCGAGCGGGCAGTCGCCGACGCAGGCCTGACGTTCGACGACATCGACGGATTGTCCACCTATCCGGGCCTCGACCTCGCAGGCATGGGCGAGGGAGGCGTCGCCGCGCTCGAGGGCGCGCTCGGGTTGCGCCCGACCTGGATCAACGGCGGCATGGACACATTCGGTCCCGGCGGATCGGTGATCGCGGCGATGATGGCGATCTCGGCCGGCCTGGCACGCCACGTGCTGTGCTTCCGCACGTTGTGGGAGGCCACGTTCGGCCAGCTGGTCAAGGAGGGCAAGCTGGCACCGCCGATGAGCGCCCGCACCAACAGCTGGCAGCAGCCGTTCGGCGCCACGTCGGCCGCACACACGTTGGCGCAGAACGCCGGACGCCACTTCGACCGGTACGGCACCACACGCGAGACGCTGGGCTGGATCGCGCTGAACCAGCGGGCCAACGCCGCGCTGAACCCCACGGCGATCTACCGCGATCCGCTGACCATGCAGGACTACCTGTCGGCACGCACCATCACCACGCCGTTCGGGCTCTACGACTGCGACGTGCCGTGCGACGGCGCGGTAGCGGTGATCGTCTCGGCGATCGACGCCGCACGCGACCTGCCCAAGCCGCCCATCCGGTTCGAGGCAGTGGGAACCCAGATCATCGAGCGGCTCGACTGGGATCAGACCACGCTCACCCACGAACCGCAGGTGCTCGGCCAGAGCGCGCACATGTGGTCGCGAACCACGTTGCGGCCCAGCGATGTCGACGTCGCCGAGCTGTACGACGGTTTCACGTTCAACTGCCTGTCCTGGCTTGAAGGACTCGGATTCTGCGGTATCGGCGAGGCCAGGGACTTCCTCGACGGGGGCAAGAACATCGCCCGCGACGGTGTCATCCCGCTCAACACCCATGGCGGGCAGCTCTCCCACGGCCGCACGCACGGCATGGGCCTCATCCACGAGGCCGTCACGCAGCTACGAGGTGAGGCCGGTGAACGCCAGGTCGAGGATGCGCGGGTGGCGGTCGCCAGCAGTGGCGGCCTGACCCCCAGCGGCGTCCTGTTGCTGCGTAGGGACGATTAG
- a CDS encoding ferredoxin, protein MRVKLDRTMCDGFGLCARHAPEYFPLDDWGYASLHGDGNVAEADEPAVKRALLDCPVHAIIELRTRQTTSATGPPTDNVILRRE, encoded by the coding sequence ATGAGGGTCAAGCTGGACCGCACGATGTGCGACGGGTTCGGGCTGTGCGCCAGGCACGCGCCCGAGTACTTCCCGCTCGACGACTGGGGTTACGCGTCGCTGCACGGTGACGGCAACGTTGCCGAGGCCGATGAACCCGCGGTCAAACGCGCCCTGCTCGACTGTCCGGTGCACGCGATCATCGAGTTGCGCACGAGGCAGACAACATCCGCAACCGGACCGCCAACTGATAACGTGATTCTCCGAAGAGAGTAA
- a CDS encoding NADH-ubiquinone oxidoreductase-F iron-sulfur binding region domain-containing protein — protein sequence MTMTADLTVAAWPGITPRLLRSEPETVTGYLGAGGYRALDDPQQLLDTVEASGLLGRGGAAFPLSVKLRTVRDNGREAGGAVVIANGEEGEPASIKDRWLLRNRPHAVLDGLRLAALVVNADRAVLYTSDPRSAHSIERALAETDDRPGGAVVELVTVTPGYVAGEETAAVRVVDGGPAKPTDKPPRPFEEGVSGHPTLVSNVETLAHLAYLHRDGADAFRELGTEGSPGTFLATITGAGRPPALYELPHGVAFADVLTLHGVSPDAVSGALMGGYFAGLLGREIVGATMDHETIRGLGSGLGCGAVSVLTDDCPVAVAASVLSYFDRENAGQCGSCFNGTAAMAAVASALRDGTATADDVARLERWSVVLRGRGACATLDGACNVAASLLSAFGDLVQRHLENNCRTCRFVPFTAVRPYEVEQLRTVVAV from the coding sequence ATGACCATGACAGCCGATCTGACCGTCGCGGCGTGGCCGGGCATCACACCACGCCTGCTGCGCAGCGAACCCGAAACGGTGACCGGGTATCTCGGCGCCGGAGGCTACCGTGCCCTCGACGATCCGCAGCAGTTGCTCGACACCGTCGAGGCGAGCGGATTGCTCGGCCGCGGTGGTGCGGCGTTCCCGCTCTCGGTGAAGCTGCGCACCGTGCGCGACAACGGCCGCGAGGCCGGCGGCGCCGTGGTGATCGCCAACGGTGAAGAGGGCGAGCCCGCGTCGATCAAGGACCGGTGGCTGCTGCGTAACCGTCCGCACGCGGTCCTCGACGGGCTGCGGCTCGCGGCCCTCGTCGTGAACGCGGATCGCGCCGTGCTGTACACCTCGGACCCCCGGTCGGCCCACAGCATCGAGCGCGCCCTCGCCGAGACCGACGACCGCCCCGGCGGCGCCGTGGTCGAACTGGTCACCGTCACACCGGGTTACGTGGCGGGTGAGGAGACCGCGGCCGTGCGCGTGGTCGACGGTGGTCCGGCCAAACCCACCGACAAACCGCCACGCCCCTTCGAGGAGGGGGTCAGCGGACACCCGACCCTGGTCAGCAACGTCGAAACCCTGGCACATCTGGCGTACCTGCACCGCGACGGTGCGGACGCCTTCCGCGAACTGGGCACCGAAGGCTCGCCGGGCACGTTCCTGGCCACCATCACCGGCGCAGGCAGGCCCCCTGCGCTCTACGAGCTGCCGCACGGCGTGGCGTTCGCCGATGTGCTGACGCTGCACGGCGTTTCGCCCGATGCCGTCAGCGGTGCGCTCATGGGTGGATATTTCGCCGGTCTGCTGGGCCGCGAGATCGTTGGCGCCACAATGGATCACGAGACCATCCGCGGACTGGGCAGCGGCCTGGGCTGTGGTGCGGTCAGCGTGCTCACCGATGACTGTCCGGTCGCGGTCGCCGCGTCGGTGTTGTCCTACTTCGACCGCGAGAACGCCGGGCAGTGCGGTTCGTGTTTCAACGGGACCGCGGCCATGGCCGCGGTGGCATCCGCACTGCGCGACGGGACCGCGACGGCCGACGACGTGGCGAGGCTCGAACGGTGGTCGGTGGTCCTGCGCGGGCGCGGCGCCTGCGCGACCCTCGACGGTGCCTGCAATGTGGCGGCGAGCCTGCTGTCGGCGTTCGGCGATCTGGTGCAGCGCCACCTCGAGAACAACTGCCGGACATGCCGTTTCGTGCCGTTCACCGCGGTGCGGCCATACGAGGTGGAGCAACTGCGAACGGTGGTGGCGGTATGA
- a CDS encoding alpha/beta fold hydrolase, which yields MSTATGEKTGPTLNRGEETVEINGGNVVYEILGEHGDVIALTPGGRFSKDIPGLRPLAEELVEGGYRVLLWDRPNCGRSDVQFYGQSESHMRAETLYALISKLGVGPCVIAGGSGGARDSMLTAMLHPEIVTRLVVWNIVGGVYGSFVLGGHYITPSILAVRGLGIEGLLQVPEWRERIEQNPANRQRLLDLDAEEFLKVMLRWLNAFVSKPGQTIPGVPDEMFDNIKVPTLIIRGGENDWDHPKRTSLEVNCLIKGSTLIDPPWPEDAWERAGEKFARSGGKKFCLFDTWVQAAPAILEFLK from the coding sequence ATGAGCACTGCCACAGGCGAGAAGACGGGCCCCACCCTCAACCGGGGCGAGGAGACCGTCGAGATCAACGGCGGCAACGTCGTCTACGAGATCCTCGGCGAGCACGGCGATGTCATCGCGCTGACACCCGGCGGACGATTCAGCAAGGACATCCCGGGCCTGCGCCCGCTGGCCGAGGAACTGGTCGAGGGCGGATACCGCGTGCTGCTGTGGGACCGGCCGAACTGCGGGCGCTCCGATGTGCAGTTCTACGGGCAGAGCGAATCCCACATGCGCGCCGAGACACTGTACGCGTTGATCTCGAAACTCGGTGTGGGACCGTGCGTCATCGCCGGCGGCTCGGGCGGGGCAAGGGATTCGATGCTCACGGCCATGCTGCACCCCGAGATCGTCACCAGGCTCGTGGTCTGGAACATCGTCGGCGGTGTGTACGGCTCGTTCGTGCTGGGCGGCCACTACATCACGCCGAGCATCCTCGCCGTCCGCGGCCTCGGTATCGAAGGGCTGCTGCAGGTTCCGGAGTGGCGCGAGCGGATCGAGCAGAACCCGGCCAACCGGCAGCGGTTGCTCGACCTCGACGCCGAGGAGTTCCTCAAGGTGATGTTGCGCTGGCTCAATGCGTTCGTCTCCAAGCCGGGCCAGACCATTCCCGGTGTGCCCGACGAGATGTTCGACAACATCAAGGTGCCCACCCTGATCATCCGGGGCGGGGAGAACGACTGGGATCACCCCAAACGCACCTCCCTTGAGGTCAACTGCCTGATCAAGGGATCCACGCTGATCGATCCGCCGTGGCCCGAGGACGCCTGGGAGCGGGCCGGTGAGAAGTTCGCCAGGAGCGGAGGCAAGAAGTTCTGCCTGTTCGATACCTGGGTGCAGGCCGCGCCCGCCATCCTGGAGTTCCTCAAGTGA
- a CDS encoding Rieske (2Fe-2S) protein codes for MKPEKRPRLAQGREHVVAKVCEIPPGTHKLVPIGRHGVGVYNVNGTFYAIANYCPHEGGPLCSGRARGRTVVDETAPGDAVMVRDMEYIYCPWHQWGFELATGTTAVKPEWSIRTYPVRVVDDEVLVTA; via the coding sequence ATGAAGCCCGAGAAGCGTCCCCGGCTCGCGCAGGGGCGTGAGCACGTCGTCGCCAAGGTCTGCGAGATCCCGCCCGGCACACACAAACTGGTGCCGATCGGCCGCCACGGAGTCGGTGTCTACAACGTCAACGGCACGTTCTACGCGATCGCGAACTACTGCCCGCACGAGGGCGGCCCGCTGTGTTCCGGCCGGGCGCGTGGACGCACCGTGGTCGACGAGACCGCGCCCGGCGACGCGGTCATGGTGCGCGATATGGAGTACATCTACTGCCCCTGGCATCAGTGGGGTTTCGAACTGGCGACCGGCACCACCGCGGTCAAGCCGGAGTGGAGTATCCGCACCTATCCGGTGCGGGTCGTCGATGACGAGGTGTTGGTGACGGCATGA
- a CDS encoding amidohydrolase family protein: MTVTTRPRVPATERIAVRCVDSDVHPMPRRGELVEYIPEPWRSKYFMSHRVGEQIYYDAPDYAHAYAMRVDAFPPDGEFACSDPDMALRQLIMEAGSDIAILEPTHSEHRLGEATAAYCTAVNEWLADHWLDSHNNWHQRWRGSICAAIEEPQSAVAEIEKWAGHPYMAQILIKAEPRPSWGDPKYDPIWAAATKHDIVVSCHLSRGEYETLPLPPVGIPSYNHDFMVTYSLLAANQVMSLIFDGVFDRFPTLRIVFVEHAFTWILPLMWRMDAIYQRRKSWLDIKRKPSDYVKDHIKFTTQPLDYPEDKTELSRALEWMECEKILLFSSDYPHWTFDDPRWLVKHLPEHAREAIMFRNGIETYKLPDTVPVLEGQVRVSW, translated from the coding sequence ATGACCGTCACGACCAGACCACGGGTGCCCGCCACCGAACGCATCGCGGTCCGGTGTGTCGATTCCGACGTTCACCCGATGCCGCGGCGCGGGGAACTCGTCGAGTACATCCCGGAACCGTGGCGCAGCAAGTACTTCATGAGCCACCGGGTCGGCGAACAGATCTACTACGACGCGCCCGATTACGCACATGCCTACGCGATGCGCGTCGACGCTTTCCCGCCCGACGGCGAATTCGCCTGCAGTGATCCCGATATGGCGCTACGCCAGCTGATCATGGAAGCCGGGTCGGACATCGCGATCCTGGAGCCCACCCACTCCGAGCACCGGCTGGGCGAGGCGACCGCGGCATACTGCACCGCGGTCAACGAGTGGCTGGCCGATCACTGGCTCGACAGCCACAACAACTGGCACCAGCGGTGGCGCGGATCGATCTGCGCGGCGATCGAGGAACCACAGTCGGCCGTTGCCGAGATCGAGAAGTGGGCCGGGCATCCCTACATGGCGCAGATCCTCATCAAGGCCGAGCCGCGGCCGTCCTGGGGTGACCCGAAATACGACCCGATCTGGGCCGCCGCGACCAAACACGACATCGTGGTGAGCTGCCACCTGTCCCGCGGCGAGTACGAGACCCTGCCGCTGCCGCCGGTCGGAATTCCCAGCTACAACCACGATTTCATGGTCACCTACTCGCTGCTGGCGGCCAACCAGGTGATGAGCCTGATCTTCGACGGCGTGTTCGACCGGTTCCCGACGCTGCGCATCGTGTTCGTCGAGCACGCGTTCACCTGGATCCTGCCGCTGATGTGGCGCATGGACGCGATCTACCAGCGCCGCAAATCCTGGCTGGACATCAAGCGCAAACCCAGCGACTACGTCAAGGACCACATCAAGTTCACCACCCAGCCGCTGGACTACCCCGAGGACAAAACCGAACTGTCACGGGCGCTGGAGTGGATGGAATGCGAGAAGATCCTGCTGTTCTCCTCGGACTACCCGCACTGGACCTTCGACGACCCCCGTTGGCTCGTCAAGCATCTGCCCGAACATGCCCGCGAGGCGATCATGTTCCGCAACGGGATCGAGACCTACAAACTCCCCGACACCGTGCCGGTGCTCGAGGGACAGGTTCGGGTGTCCTGGTGA
- a CDS encoding amidohydrolase family protein, producing the protein MPLHHPDSAGPERTTTPVVDASVHIFFGSNKDLRQNFLREPFASRGFPDYEMNWYGAPGGEYAKNTKGPDRQYPGSDPDIVAQHLFAERGVDIAILHPMTRGIMPDRHLGTALANAHNEMMVTRWLDHDSYGERFRGTIRVNPDDIAGALRELERYRDHPRVVQIGVPLQSRELYGKPQYWPLWEAAADAGLPVAVHIEGGAGVQFAPTPSGKTRTYEQYLGFMALNYLYHLMNMIAEGVFERMPALKFVWADGAADLLTPFIWRMDCFGRPHLEQTPWAPKMPSDYLPGHVYFVEGLLDGPGDVEFAGEWHGFTGKEDMVMFGSSYPHWQLNEPEAPSAYTPEQRDKLLWRNAAELYGLQSALTSTAVAPQ; encoded by the coding sequence TTGCCCCTGCACCACCCAGACAGCGCTGGACCCGAACGGACGACGACGCCCGTCGTCGACGCAAGCGTGCACATCTTCTTCGGGTCGAACAAGGACCTGCGTCAGAACTTCCTGCGAGAGCCGTTCGCCAGCCGGGGTTTTCCCGACTACGAGATGAACTGGTACGGCGCACCGGGCGGCGAGTACGCCAAGAACACGAAGGGCCCCGACCGGCAGTACCCGGGATCCGATCCGGACATCGTCGCGCAGCACCTGTTCGCCGAGCGCGGCGTCGACATCGCGATCCTGCACCCCATGACGCGCGGCATCATGCCCGACCGTCACCTCGGCACGGCGCTGGCCAATGCGCACAACGAGATGATGGTGACGCGCTGGCTCGACCACGACTCCTACGGTGAGCGCTTCCGTGGCACCATCCGGGTCAACCCCGACGACATCGCCGGTGCGCTACGGGAACTCGAGCGCTACCGCGACCATCCGCGCGTCGTGCAGATCGGAGTGCCGCTGCAGTCGCGGGAACTCTACGGCAAGCCGCAGTACTGGCCGCTGTGGGAAGCCGCGGCCGACGCCGGCCTACCGGTGGCCGTGCACATCGAGGGCGGGGCGGGCGTGCAGTTCGCGCCGACCCCTTCCGGCAAGACCAGGACCTACGAGCAGTACCTCGGGTTCATGGCGCTGAACTATCTGTACCACCTGATGAACATGATCGCCGAGGGCGTGTTCGAACGGATGCCCGCGCTGAAGTTCGTCTGGGCGGACGGCGCCGCCGACCTGTTGACGCCGTTCATCTGGCGCATGGACTGCTTCGGTCGTCCGCACCTTGAGCAGACGCCGTGGGCACCGAAGATGCCGAGTGACTACCTGCCCGGGCACGTGTACTTCGTGGAGGGCCTGCTCGATGGGCCCGGCGACGTCGAATTCGCCGGTGAATGGCACGGTTTCACGGGCAAGGAGGACATGGTGATGTTCGGGTCGAGCTACCCGCACTGGCAACTCAACGAACCGGAGGCGCCGTCGGCCTACACACCCGAACAGCGCGACAAACTACTGTGGCGCAACGCCGCCGAGCTCTACGGGCTCCAGAGCGCGCTCACGTCGACCGCCGTTGCGCCGCAATGA
- a CDS encoding acyl-CoA dehydrogenase family protein: MLLEFDADQRLWQETVRDAVTKQCPATLVREVAEQGVDPTPLWQSYIEQGWTELTDPQNAVELAIVLEELGRATDLTPYLATMTQFAPLAGERFDTSKAGTAVYGGVSAHRDATGWVLRGTTRHVLDGDRAETLAVVTDAGVFLIDASKADIRRCQVFDPVLHIADVTFDDVAVPDTDRVPSDAEKARHLALTGLAVHMVGACRRVLDLVLEHVKQRHQFGVPIGSLQAVQHKAVDMHVAIERARALAYFAALTIAEDDPRRRLASAMAKASAGECQAVVFRHGLQLFGAMGFTWENDVQFALKRAKAGELLLGGAAEHRALIAAEYRTSYRGL; this comes from the coding sequence GTGCTACTCGAATTCGATGCCGATCAACGGCTATGGCAGGAGACCGTGCGCGATGCGGTGACCAAACAATGTCCGGCGACGCTGGTCCGTGAGGTTGCCGAGCAGGGGGTCGACCCGACGCCGCTGTGGCAGAGCTACATCGAGCAGGGCTGGACCGAGCTCACCGACCCGCAGAACGCCGTCGAACTCGCGATCGTGCTCGAAGAGCTCGGCCGGGCCACCGACCTGACGCCCTATCTGGCGACGATGACGCAGTTCGCGCCGCTGGCCGGCGAGCGCTTCGACACCTCGAAGGCGGGCACCGCCGTGTACGGCGGGGTGTCCGCGCACCGCGACGCCACCGGGTGGGTGTTGCGCGGGACGACGCGCCACGTGCTCGACGGCGACCGGGCCGAGACGCTGGCCGTCGTCACCGACGCGGGCGTGTTCCTCATCGACGCGTCCAAGGCCGACATCCGGCGCTGCCAGGTCTTCGATCCGGTGTTGCACATCGCCGACGTGACGTTCGACGACGTCGCGGTCCCGGATACCGACCGCGTGCCATCCGACGCCGAGAAGGCGCGGCATCTGGCACTCACCGGGCTCGCGGTTCACATGGTCGGTGCCTGCCGGCGGGTCCTCGACCTCGTTCTCGAACATGTCAAGCAGCGGCACCAGTTCGGTGTGCCGATCGGGTCGTTGCAGGCCGTGCAGCACAAGGCCGTCGACATGCACGTCGCGATCGAACGGGCCCGTGCGTTGGCGTACTTCGCGGCGCTCACCATCGCCGAGGACGATCCGCGCAGGCGCCTCGCATCGGCGATGGCCAAGGCCTCGGCAGGGGAGTGCCAGGCCGTGGTGTTCCGCCACGGTCTGCAGTTGTTCGGCGCCATGGGCTTCACCTGGGAGAACGACGTGCAATTCGCGTTGAAGCGCGCCAAGGCCGGTGAACTGCTGCTGGGCGGCGCCGCCGAGCACCGCGCGCTGATCGCCGCCGAGTACCGCACGAGCTACCGGGGACTGTGA
- a CDS encoding acyl-CoA dehydrogenase family protein, with product MQLTYDADVETFRAEFAAFLDANLPAEADTLERPRSVSHMPQWARDWQRLLFDNGWLLPAQPPEFGGRNATVVQQFVHLDELCRRRIYHSFNPQGVNIVAASLLTFGTEEQKHRWAVPVLRGEKTASLGMSEPSAGSDLASLRTRAVRDGDQFVVNGQKVWTSGAHDADWLLTFVRTDPDAPKHKGISVLIIPTDTPGVVCRPFADMTGQQNLDFNEVFFTDARVPAENLVGPLNGGWKVANGSLGHERTMMWLGFADRIDNMLADFHPRTDLERDQYATTIMDYQALRALGSAALARAARGEQDTASVSVLKLLGSEAERNAFENALAAAGPDGLIHPSTSGPYEHMNLDHYFASWFERYARSFGGTIAGGTSEIQRNIIATQVLGLPRG from the coding sequence ATGCAGCTGACCTACGACGCCGACGTCGAGACGTTCCGCGCCGAGTTCGCGGCCTTCCTCGACGCGAACCTGCCCGCCGAGGCCGACACGCTCGAGCGGCCCCGGTCGGTCTCGCACATGCCGCAGTGGGCCCGCGACTGGCAGCGCCTGCTGTTCGACAACGGCTGGCTGCTGCCCGCCCAGCCGCCGGAGTTCGGCGGCCGCAACGCCACCGTCGTACAGCAGTTCGTGCATCTCGACGAACTGTGCCGGCGCCGGATCTATCACAGCTTCAACCCGCAGGGCGTCAACATCGTCGCGGCCTCACTGCTGACGTTCGGCACCGAGGAACAGAAGCACCGCTGGGCCGTTCCGGTGCTGCGCGGCGAGAAGACCGCATCGCTTGGCATGAGTGAGCCGAGCGCGGGTTCCGACCTCGCGTCACTGCGCACCCGCGCGGTGCGCGACGGTGATCAGTTCGTCGTCAACGGCCAGAAGGTGTGGACCTCGGGTGCCCACGACGCCGACTGGCTGCTGACGTTCGTGCGCACCGATCCGGATGCACCCAAGCACAAGGGCATCAGCGTGCTGATCATCCCCACCGACACCCCGGGGGTGGTGTGCCGGCCGTTCGCCGACATGACCGGACAACAGAACCTCGACTTCAACGAGGTGTTCTTCACCGATGCCCGGGTGCCCGCCGAGAACCTCGTCGGCCCGCTCAACGGGGGCTGGAAGGTGGCCAACGGCTCACTGGGCCACGAGCGCACCATGATGTGGCTGGGCTTCGCCGACCGCATCGACAACATGCTCGCCGACTTCCACCCCCGCACCGATCTCGAACGCGACCAGTACGCCACGACGATCATGGACTACCAGGCGCTGCGGGCACTCGGTTCGGCCGCGCTGGCCAGGGCCGCGCGCGGTGAGCAGGACACCGCCTCGGTGTCGGTGCTCAAACTGCTGGGGTCCGAGGCCGAGCGCAACGCGTTCGAAAATGCCCTCGCCGCAGCGGGTCCCGACGGCCTGATCCATCCGTCGACCAGCGGGCCCTACGAGCACATGAACCTCGACCACTACTTCGCGAGCTGGTTCGAGCGCTACGCCAGAAGTTTCGGCGGCACCATTGCCGGCGGCACGTCCGAGATCCAGCGCAACATCATCGCCACCCAGGTCCTCGGCCTGCCCCGCGGCTGA